ACGGGAAGCAGGTCCTTGGCGTGCACCATCCCCACCACATTGTCGAGCGATCCCTCGAAGACCGGGTAGCGCGAGAATCCCGCCTCCTCGACCACCGCCAGCGCCTCGTCCAGTGTGGCCTCCGCGTCGAGCGCCACGATCGCCGTCCGCGGCGTCATCACCTCGCGGGCGTTCTTCTCCGAGAACTCGAACACGGCGCCGATGAGGTCGGCGTCCTGCTGCTCGATCTCTCCCTCGCGCTGGCTCTGCTCGACGATGACCTTGAGCTCGTCAGGCGAATGCACGCTGTCGTGCGTGGCATCCAGCCGGACGCCAAAGGGGCGCAGCACCGCGGACGCCGACAGGTTCAGGAGGGCGGTGAACGGCCGCACGAGCCAGGCGAAGGCGAGGAGCGGCGGCGACAGCCACTTGGCCCAGACTTCCGGGTGCTGCAGCGCCGCGGCGCGCGGCGTCAATTCGCCGAACACCACGTGCAGGTAGGTCACGGCCACCAGCGCGACGCCGGCGCCGAGGCTCACGCGCAACCCCGCCTCGATGGCGAAAGGCAGGGCGGCGAACCATCCCTCGAAGACGTGGCCGATGGACTCCTCGGCCACCCAGCCGAGGCCGAGGGAGGCGGCGGTGATGCCCAACTGGCTCGCCGAGAGTACACGCGCCAGATTGTCGGTGGCGCGCAGGGCGTAGCGGGCGATCAGGTCGCCCGCTCGGACCATGGCCTGCAGGCGCGTGCGGCGGGCGCGCACCAGCGCGAATTCCACCGCCACGAAGTACCCGTTCAGGAGCAGCAGCAGAGCGATGATGCCGAGGCGCGAGAGCATGCGACAAACGTACCGGGCGCGAGCCGCGCGACGCCAGCGCCGGGGCGCCCGGTGAGTCCGGCGGCCGCCAGGAACGACTGCGCGCCGCTGGCCAACGGCCGCGCCGGCGCGCCGCCGGTGGCGCACACGCACGCCGACGGAACGTCGCACCAGCCCGGGGCCGGCACGTCGGGGCTCAAGTGGGCCCTGATGCTCACCCTGGTCTTCTTCTTCGCCGAAGTCGTCGGCGGCTGGATGGCGAACTCGCTGGCCCTGCTCGCCGACGCCGGGCATATGCTCACCGACGTTGGCGCGCTGGGCCTGTCCCTCTTCGTCGCGTGGTTCAGCCGCCAGCCGAGCACCTCCAGCAAGACCTTCGGGTACCTGCGCTGGGAGATTCTCGCCGCGTTCATCAACGGCACGGTGCTCCTGCTCGTCTCCGTGGGGATCGTGTGGGAGGCCATCGGCCGGCTGCGCCACCCCGAGCCGCTGCAGAGCGGACTGATGCTGGTGGTGGCCGCCGGCGGACTCCTGGTGAACATCTTCGTTGCCCGGCTCCTGCATGCCGGGGCGTCGTCGTCGCTCAACGTGCGCGGCGCCTACCTGCACGTCCTCAGCGACCTGCTCGGCTCCGTCGCCGCCATCGTGGCCGGCCTCTGCGTGCGCTACCGGGGCTGGACGATCGCCGATCCGGTGGCGTCCATCGTGATGACGGTGTTGATCGTCCGCGGCGCCTGGCAGCTGGTGCGCGAGTCCGTGGATGTCCTGCTCGAGGCGGTGCCGCCGCACATCTCCCTCGACGCCGTGCGCACCGCCATCGCGGCCGTTCCCGGCGTCTGCTCGGTGCACGACCTCCACGTCTGGACGGTGACCAGCGGCATGGTCGCGATGAGCGCGCACGTCGTCGTGCCGACACCCGCGGAGCACCAGCAGGCGCTCGAACGCGTGCACGCCGCGATGTCGCGATTCGGCATCCATCACGTGACGGTGCAGATTGAAGGGCAGGAGCTCGCGGACTGCCTCCCCCATCGCTAGTCGCCGTCCGCATTCGTCATCGCCGATCGCAATCCGAATTCCCAATCCTCAATCGGTCTTCCCCGCATGGCTCAGCTCGACAAACTGCTCTCGGTGATGATCCAGAAGAGCGCCGAGGCGCTCTACCTGGACGAGGACCAGCCCTCGACGCTGAAGCTCGAGGGGAATGACACGCCGGTCACCAAGCCGCTGAACGGCGCGCAGGTCGTCGGCCTGCTCAAGGAGATCGCGCCGCCGGCGGCCTCCGCGAACCTCGACCAGAAGGCGCCGGTCAAGTTCCAGTACACCAACACCGAGGGCGTCTTCCTCGTTCGCGCGATGCTGCAGGCCAACAAGTGGCACTGCCAGCTCACCGTGGACGACAAGGGCGAGTTCGAGCGGCGCACGGGGATGTTTCGCGCGGTGGATCTCGAGACGGGCGTCGTCTCCAGCGGCGCGGCACCGGCGCCGGTGGCCGATGCCGCCGAGCTGAAGGACCCCGCCAAGGCCCGCGTCGAGATGGAACGGCTGCTGCGGCTCCTCGTCGAGACCGGCGGATCCGACCTGCACCTGCGCGTCACGGAACCGCCCATCCTGCGCAAGAGCGGCGAGATGGACCGCATCGAGGGTCCCAAGATGACGGACCCCCAGCTCACCGCGCTGCTGCAGTCCATCATGCCGGATCGCAACAAGAAGGAGTTCGCCGAGCACAACGACACCGACTTCGCGTACGAGATCGAGGGCGTGGCGCGCTTCCGCGCCAACGTGCTCAAGGACCGCAAGGGCATTGCCGCCGTCTTCCGCGTCATCCCGAGCAACATCGTGACGGCCGACCAGCTCGGGGTCACCCCCGAGGTGCAGAAGCTCTGCTACCTCACCAAGGGCCTCGTGCTCGTCACCGGCCCCACGGGATCGGGCAAGTCCACTACGCTCTGCGCGCTCATTGACCTGGTGAACCGGTCACGCTCCGACCACGTCATCACCATCGAGGACCCGATCGAGTTCGTGCACGAGAACAAGAGCTGCATCATCACGCAGCGGCAGGTGGGCGTGCACACCGACTCGTTCAAGAGCGCGCTGCGCGCCGCGCTGCGCGAGGATCCGGATATCATCCTCGTGGGCGAGCTGCGCGACCTCGAGACGGTGGCCATCGCCATCGAGACGGCGGAAACGGGCCACCTGGTGTTCGGCACGCTGCACACGACCACGGCGGCGAGCACCATCGACCGCCTCATCGACCAGTTCCCGGCCGACCGCCAGGAGCAGGTGCGCACCATGCTTTCGGAGTCGCTCAAGGGCGTGGTGTCGCAGGTGCTCTGCAAGAAGATCGGCGGCGGGCGCGTGGCCGCGCGGGAAATCCTGCTGGTCACCGGCGCCGTGTCCAACCTCATCCGCGAAGGCAAGACGTTCCAGATTCCGAGCATCATGCAGACGTCCAAGCGCATCGGCATGGTGACGATGAACGACACGCTGATGGACCTCGTCGAGCAGAAGCTCGTCGAGCCCAAGGAAGCGTGGATGAAGTCGGTGGAGAAGGCGGCGTTCGTGGCGTCGCTGAAGGTCAAGGGGCACGACACGTCGTTCGCCGAGACCGATCCGCAGACCGCGGGGGGAGCTGGCGGAACGCCGCCCGCGGGCCAGGGGGCGGCCGGTGGAACGCCACGTTCCGGCATGGCCGGCGTGAAGCGGTAGCCGCGCGCTCCGGACCGCCCTCAGCGGGCCGGGGTGTCGCTGGAGAGCACGGCGCCGTACGCGCTGGTGAGGCACGACGGGCAGAGAATCGCCGAGAACCCGACGTCGCCGCGCGAGGCGACGTAGGCCTCGAGTTGCTGCCACGCGTTGCGCTCATCGCGCACCTTGTGACACTGCGGGCAGATGGGGACGGCGCCGCGGAGCGCGCGCAACTCCGCCACCGTCTCCTGCAGGTGATCCCGGGCGCGCGCCATGGCGCGCCACGCCCGGTCCTCCGCTTCGGCCGTCGCCTGGCGATGATGGGCGACGAGCAGGCCGAGCGCGTTCGCCAGGGCGAAGCAGACGACGTGCGTCACGATCTGGGGGCCCGAGACGTCGTGGTGCCAGTACAGCACCAACGAGAGACTGGCCACCGAGAGGATGATGGCCGGCACCGCCTGCACTCGGGTGCGGCCCGGGATCATCAGGTAGTAGACCACCACGCTCAGCAGTTCGAAGCGCGTGATGAACAGCTGGTCCGGGCCGCGGCCGATATGCGAGGCGATGGCCAGCGCCACCCCCACCAGCTGGGCGATGAAAAGGAGTCGCTCGAAGCGCGTCCGGGTGGGCGCCGCCCTCAACCAGTGCCAGAGCGCGACCAGCGCGAGCAGGGTTGCCCCGCGCACGGACCAGAGAATGGCGAGACGGAGGCCCGACTTGGCGACCATCGCGTCGATGATGCCGAAGGCGGCGATGGGGAAGGCGAGGACGGCGACCACCCGCAGCGCCTGCACCCGGTCGCGTTCGAACCGGTGCTGCTCGAGCGCATCCGGCGTCATCTCCGGTGCGCTCGACGCACGCGGCGACGGCTCGTTCACCGGTCGCGACGATAGCAGGTCGGTCATCGCGGGGGGCACTGGGGGGAAGGCGGGGCCGGCGTCGGCCATGCGCCAAGCCAAACAATGTGGGTACAGTGCATCCGCGCGGCAAGCCGACCGGTGCTCACCGCGGGCCGGCGCTCGTCTCCATGTACTCCGGGAAATGCTCGCGAGCGCACCGCGGACACATGCCGTGCGAGAAGTCCGCGTCGCTGTGTGCCCGCACATACCGGTCGAGCCCCTCCCAGGCGCCCGCTTCGGTGCGCACCTGGTGGCAGTAGGCGCAGATCGGGATGATCCCCTCGAGTTTCCGCAGCTCGGCGACGGCCTGTTCGCGCGCCTCGATGGCGGCCTGTTCGCGCGCCAGTGACGCATCCAGGTCCTTGTCCAGCTGCGTGCGATTGCGGGCGATCAGCATGCCGAGCACGCCGGCGAGCACGATATTGAGGCCCGTGGCGACGCGCTCGTACGACGGCATCGTCACCCAGTGACTCCAGATGAGACCCGTGACGGAGACCAGCAGCGCCGCCCACGCCACCAACTGGAGCCGAAACGGGTACGGATAGACGACGAAGGTCCCGATCGAGACCAGCACCATGGTGCGCACTGGCATCCAGTTGTCGGCCGGGCGCAGGAGCGCGTTGCTCGTCAGGAAGGCGACAATGGCCAGGGCGAGGAGGAAGAGCACGCGACCGAGGGCCGCGCGCGACTCGGCCTTCCGGATCACCGCCACGCCAAGCGCCCACAGGAGCAGCTGCGAGGCGCGCAGCGCGTGGAGCACGGTCAGCGTCGTCCGGTTCGGCACGACACTGATGTCCACGTAGGCGAACAGGACGCCCGGCACGAGCAGGAGCGTGGTTGCCACGAGGGCCAGCCGCCGCTCGCTTTCGAGCCGCAAGGCCGCAACGTGTTGCAGGTGAGAGGTGGGCATTGGCGGGCCCCGTCGTCGGCGAGGGTGCGGTGTAGAAGGGGCGCGGTCCGGCTGGGGGGGCGCGACCTGTGAATTCTAGCCGGTGTTCGACTATCTTACGAGGCTATGGAAATCCGCAACATTGCCATCATCGCGCACGTTGACCACGGCAAGACCACGCTCGTGGACAAGATGCTCCGCCAGTCCGGGGCATTTCGCGAAAATCAGGTCGTCGCCGAGCGCGTGATGGATTCGAACCCGCTCGAGCGCGAGCGGGGGATCACCATCCTCGCCAAGAACACGTCCATCCACTGGAAGGACACCAAGATCAACGTGGTGGACACGCCGGGGCATGCCGACTTCGGCGGCGAGGTGGAGCGCATCCTCCGGATGGTGGACGGGGTGCTCCTCGTGGTGGACGCGTTCGACGGACCGATGCCGCAGACCCGCTTCGTGCTGCGCAAGGCGCTGGCGCTGGGCCGGCAGGTGATCGTCTGCATCAACAAGATCGACCGGCCGGGCGCCGACCCCATGCGCGTGCACGAGGAAGTGCTCGACCTGCTGATCGAGCTCGAGGCCAACGAGAACCAGCTCGACGCCCCCGTCGTCTACGCCTCGGCGCGCGAGGGGACGTCCACGATGGACATGGCCGTGCCGGCCGTGAACCTGACGCCGCTGTTCGACACCATCGTCAAGCACGTGCCGGCACCGCCACACGACGCGGCCGGGGCGTTCCAGATGCTCATCTCGACCATCGACTACTCGAACTACCTCGGCCGCATGGCCATCGGCCGGATCGAGCGCGGCACGGTGCACGTGGGCGACACCGTGCACCTGCTGTCCGTGGACCACGAGAAGAAGCCCATCGTGGGCCGGGTGACCAAGCTCTACGGCTTCGAGGGGCTGGAGCGCGTCGAAATGCCGCAGGCGTCGGCGGGCGAGATCGTCTGCCTGGCCGGCCTCGAGGGCGTGGAGATCGGCCTCACGATCACCGATCCCGAGCATCCCGAGCGGCTGGAGGGGATCGCGGTGGAGGAACCGACGATCTCGGTGGACTTCCTGGTCAACAACTCGCCGTTCGCGGGCCGCGACGGCAAGTATGTGACGTCGCGCCAGATCAAGGAGCGGCTGGAGAAGGAACTCGAGCGCAACGTGGCGCTGCGGGTGGAGGACACCGACGCCACCGATACGTGGACGGTGAGCGGGCGCGGCGAGCTGCACCTCTCCATCCTGATGGAGACGATGCGGCGCGAGGGGTACGAGTTCCAGGTGTCGCGGCCGCGGGTGATCACTCACCTTGGGCCCAACGGCGAGCGGCTGGAACCGTACGAGGAGCTGGCCATCGACGTCCCCGAGGAGTTCATGGGGACGGTCATCGAGAAGCTGGGACCCCGCAAGGCCGAAATGCTCGAGATGAAGAATCCCGGGCAGGGGATGGTGCGCCTGCTCTACAAGATCCCGGCGCGCGGGCTGTTCGGGTACCGGAGCGAGTTCCTGACGGACACGCGGGGCACCGGCATCATCCACCACCGCTTCCTGGAATACGGGGCGTGGGCGGGGGCGCTCGAGGGGCGCAGCCGCGGGGTGCTGGTGTCCATGGAGCACGGAACGATCGTCGCGTTCGCCCTGGGCAACCTGCAGGATCGCTCGACGCTGTTCGTGGCGCCCGGCGACGAGGTCTATGAAGGGATGGTGGTGGGCGAGAACTCCCGGCCGGGGGACATGGACGTCAACCCGACGAAGGAAAAGAAGCTGACGAACATGCGGTCGAAGTCGGCCGACGACGCCATCTCGCTGGAGCCGCCGCGGGTGTTGACGCTGGAAGGTGCGCTGGAGTATATCGAAGACGACGAGTTGATCGAGGTGACCCCGAAGTCGATTCGTCTGCGCAAGCGGAGCCTTCTCGCGACGGACCGCAAACGCAGTTCACGCGAAGCGAAGCGCGAACGCGCCTCGTCCTAACCCATCCAGGCAGCACACGGAGCGCAGCATCATGTCGGGCAAGTTGGCGTCGTCGCCGGTCGGCAAGGCTCTCGACGCGGACCTCATCACCCTCCTCGCGCTGCAGGCTGCGGCCCCCGAGGATGACGAAGCACTCTTCGACGACGACCTCGACGAAGACGACGAGTTCGATGACGAGGACGAGGACGACGACGACTCGGACGACGACCTCGAGGACGAGGAGGACGCCGTCGAGGACGAGGACGATCTCGACCTCGACGACGACGGCTTGCTGGATGACGAGGAGCTCGAGGCGCTGGACGACGACGAGCTCGACGAGTTGGACGACGACCTGATCGACCTGGACGACGAGTACGACAACCTCGAGGACGATGACGAGCCGCGGGGCGGGGCGTTCGACGGGTAGTGCCTGGGTGCGCGGGACCGGGCACGGTGTGGTGCAAGGGAAGGGGACGTGGTGGGAGGCGGGGATGTGCGAACTGCTTGTCCCGCCTTCGGTTGGCTGCCAGTTGACCCAGTCTCCGGAACTAGCGATACTTCAAGATTCTGGGCCATTAGCTCAGGTGGTTAGAGCGCACGCCTGATAAGCGTGAGGTCCGAGGTTCAACTCCTCGATGGCCCATTGGTACGACAACTCATTGCCCCGTTAGCGCTTCAGGCGCTGGCGGGGCGATGTGTTTTCTGGCCGATTGGCGGCGTGGTGTCCATTCGTGGTGTCCGTTCAACCGACACCAAACCGGCCGCGGTAAGGCTGCCGCGGCTCGCCAGCGCGGCGCGCAGCGTGACGTCATCGGCCCGCTGGTAACACTTGAGGATGGTTTGCGCTGATTTCCATCCGCCCAACTGGGCCAAGTCGCGCAACGGCGTGTTCTTCAGTTCCGTGGCGAACTTCCGCCGCAAGCTGTGCCATCCCCGGCCGGGCTCTGGCGCAATTCCTGACAGCGTTTCGAGCCGGTTCCACCAGGTACGTGCCCGATGCCGTGAAACAGGCTGCAGCGGGCGTTCTGGCGCCGGGAAGACCCATCCGTCGCCCAAGTGCGCGCGCTCGCGGCGCGCCTTCTTCAACCACTCAACGGCTTCGACCGACAGCGGCGTCTCGTGCGCCGAGCGCATTTTGTCGTGTTCCGCGCGCCAGCGCACGCGCGCATTGTCGAGCTCCAAGTCCGACCAGCGGAGCTGGAGTACTGCGCCGACCCGATGTCCTGTTTCATGCACGATCATCAGGAGCAACGGGCAGAGCGGCGACACGCGGGGTGCCACCGCCAACATCTTCTCGAACTCCTCGGCGACCAGTACCGGACGCCGCACGCTGGAGTCGGTAGGGAAGGGCAACTTGTCGAGCGGATTCCGCTCGACCAGCTGCTTGCCCGTTCCATCGCCGGCTTGGGTCGCCCAGTTGAGAACGGCCCGCATGAACTTGAGGTCCTGGACGATCACGCGGCTCCGGACCTCACGCTTCTCCGGCTTCTGGTCCTCCTTGGCGGCCTTCCGTGGCCGCAGGTCGCCGTGCTCACGCCGCCAACCGACAAAACGGTCCCAATCGCGGCGGGAGAGGGTCATGAGCTCGCGGTGGACACCCCAGCACTCGCTGAAGCGCTTGGCCGCGCGCCGGTCGTGACCCTGCGCACTCTTTCCCTTCTGTGGTGTGACTTCGCGCAGGTAGATGTCAAACAGCGCCCCGAGTCGGAGGGCGCCAGCGGGCACCGTGCGGTGCTCGCGCAACGCCGACGCCGCGTTCTCCGCCGCCGTCTTGGCGGCCTCGATGTCCCGATGCCCAAGGGCGATACGGGTGCGGCGTCCGGCCTCCCTGAACTCCAGGAACATCCGACCGGTCACGGGATGGGCGAATGCCCGGACCCGATTCCGGCCACGCTCGCCGGTGGTGAAGCTCCATTGCGTCGGTAGGTGTTCGTTCATCGTGAGGTTTCTCTGGAAACGTTCACGCTGGTACGAACAACCTGCTCAGCCTTCGCGCCTAGAAGATGCACGCCAGCTGCCGACGCTGCCACTTGGCGCGCCTTAACCGGCAGGCAACGCCGAGCGATCCGCCACGTGCGTCCACGCCCCGTCGCCGGAATGGCTCCCTCGCGTGCGAGGCGGCGAAGATGAGCCGGGCTATATCCCGACACAGTCGCGGCCTGTGCCAACGTGAGTGACTCATCCGGCGACTCGACGTCAATGCCGCAGAGGTCCGCGATGAACTGCTCGCACAGTGCGCAGCCCGACACGTGCGCCTCGACGGCGCGCAGCGCGTCCGCGGTCGCTCGCCATTTGGCGAGCAGTTCGGCGCGGCTCCGCGGTCGTGTTCGGTCTGGCGGACCACCGGCGGGCAGATGCATCACACCCATTCCGAGAGCACGTCGTCGACTTCCTGCTCGACGCGCCGCTCCGTCCAGTCTGGACATACGACTTCGTCCAATCTCCGCCGAATGGCCTCGCGCGCCTCCAGAGCCGCATAAGGGCCCCATAGCGCGGCGTCTCTTGTCTGCAACAGCGCATACGATCCGCCGTGCGAGAGCAGCTGGGAGCGCTGCACGCGTTGCCGAATCAATTCTGCAGCGGCCGCCGT
This Gemmatimonadaceae bacterium DNA region includes the following protein-coding sequences:
- a CDS encoding hemolysin family protein, which codes for MLSRLGIIALLLLLNGYFVAVEFALVRARRTRLQAMVRAGDLIARYALRATDNLARVLSASQLGITAASLGLGWVAEESIGHVFEGWFAALPFAIEAGLRVSLGAGVALVAVTYLHVVFGELTPRAAALQHPEVWAKWLSPPLLAFAWLVRPFTALLNLSASAVLRPFGVRLDATHDSVHSPDELKVIVEQSQREGEIEQQDADLIGAVFEFSEKNAREVMTPRTAIVALDAEATLDEALAVVEEAGFSRYPVFEGSLDNVVGMVHAKDLLPVLRHRPATFSLASVMRDVHAVPGSREVEEVLADFKRLKEHLAIVLDEYGGTAGLVTMEDLLEELVGEILDEHDEGIATTQRAASGETLVPGQAEIGDVNAQHGLQVPDDDYTTVGGFVFGLLGRLPQVGDKVSGGGATWTVREMDGRRIAILEMTRE
- a CDS encoding cation diffusion facilitator family transporter encodes the protein MSPAAARNDCAPLANGRAGAPPVAHTHADGTSHQPGAGTSGLKWALMLTLVFFFAEVVGGWMANSLALLADAGHMLTDVGALGLSLFVAWFSRQPSTSSKTFGYLRWEILAAFINGTVLLLVSVGIVWEAIGRLRHPEPLQSGLMLVVAAGGLLVNIFVARLLHAGASSSLNVRGAYLHVLSDLLGSVAAIVAGLCVRYRGWTIADPVASIVMTVLIVRGAWQLVRESVDVLLEAVPPHISLDAVRTAIAAVPGVCSVHDLHVWTVTSGMVAMSAHVVVPTPAEHQQALERVHAAMSRFGIHHVTVQIEGQELADCLPHR
- a CDS encoding type IV pilus twitching motility protein PilT, whose translation is MAQLDKLLSVMIQKSAEALYLDEDQPSTLKLEGNDTPVTKPLNGAQVVGLLKEIAPPAASANLDQKAPVKFQYTNTEGVFLVRAMLQANKWHCQLTVDDKGEFERRTGMFRAVDLETGVVSSGAAPAPVADAAELKDPAKARVEMERLLRLLVETGGSDLHLRVTEPPILRKSGEMDRIEGPKMTDPQLTALLQSIMPDRNKKEFAEHNDTDFAYEIEGVARFRANVLKDRKGIAAVFRVIPSNIVTADQLGVTPEVQKLCYLTKGLVLVTGPTGSGKSTTLCALIDLVNRSRSDHVITIEDPIEFVHENKSCIITQRQVGVHTDSFKSALRAALREDPDIILVGELRDLETVAIAIETAETGHLVFGTLHTTTAASTIDRLIDQFPADRQEQVRTMLSESLKGVVSQVLCKKIGGGRVAAREILLVTGAVSNLIREGKTFQIPSIMQTSKRIGMVTMNDTLMDLVEQKLVEPKEAWMKSVEKAAFVASLKVKGHDTSFAETDPQTAGGAGGTPPAGQGAAGGTPRSGMAGVKR
- the typA gene encoding translational GTPase TypA gives rise to the protein MEIRNIAIIAHVDHGKTTLVDKMLRQSGAFRENQVVAERVMDSNPLERERGITILAKNTSIHWKDTKINVVDTPGHADFGGEVERILRMVDGVLLVVDAFDGPMPQTRFVLRKALALGRQVIVCINKIDRPGADPMRVHEEVLDLLIELEANENQLDAPVVYASAREGTSTMDMAVPAVNLTPLFDTIVKHVPAPPHDAAGAFQMLISTIDYSNYLGRMAIGRIERGTVHVGDTVHLLSVDHEKKPIVGRVTKLYGFEGLERVEMPQASAGEIVCLAGLEGVEIGLTITDPEHPERLEGIAVEEPTISVDFLVNNSPFAGRDGKYVTSRQIKERLEKELERNVALRVEDTDATDTWTVSGRGELHLSILMETMRREGYEFQVSRPRVITHLGPNGERLEPYEELAIDVPEEFMGTVIEKLGPRKAEMLEMKNPGQGMVRLLYKIPARGLFGYRSEFLTDTRGTGIIHHRFLEYGAWAGALEGRSRGVLVSMEHGTIVAFALGNLQDRSTLFVAPGDEVYEGMVVGENSRPGDMDVNPTKEKKLTNMRSKSADDAISLEPPRVLTLEGALEYIEDDELIEVTPKSIRLRKRSLLATDRKRSSREAKRERASS
- a CDS encoding tyrosine-type recombinase/integrase, whose translation is MNEHLPTQWSFTTGERGRNRVRAFAHPVTGRMFLEFREAGRRTRIALGHRDIEAAKTAAENAASALREHRTVPAGALRLGALFDIYLREVTPQKGKSAQGHDRRAAKRFSECWGVHRELMTLSRRDWDRFVGWRREHGDLRPRKAAKEDQKPEKREVRSRVIVQDLKFMRAVLNWATQAGDGTGKQLVERNPLDKLPFPTDSSVRRPVLVAEEFEKMLAVAPRVSPLCPLLLMIVHETGHRVGAVLQLRWSDLELDNARVRWRAEHDKMRSAHETPLSVEAVEWLKKARRERAHLGDGWVFPAPERPLQPVSRHRARTWWNRLETLSGIAPEPGRGWHSLRRKFATELKNTPLRDLAQLGGWKSAQTILKCYQRADDVTLRAALASRGSLTAAGLVSVERTPRMDTTPPIGQKTHRPASA